A stretch of Primulina tabacum isolate GXHZ01 chromosome 13, ASM2559414v2, whole genome shotgun sequence DNA encodes these proteins:
- the LOC142521842 gene encoding uncharacterized protein LOC142521842: MAKGGQASNNQAAARASIEDSSSPYYLHNGDHPGLNLVSHALTGTNYDTWNRALSMALTAKNKLGFVDGSFSRPPTDDLMYGSWLRCNSMQGSMDVSTYYMHMRTLWDELKEFQPVSVCKCGAIKDWINYHNQECSMQFLMGLNESYAQNRAQILMMDPLPIISKIFSLVMQEERQRSIHNDVFSSSMNKSSTPFHSPHIASVKGTFGG; this comes from the exons ATGGCCAAAGGTGGTCAAGCTTCGAATAATCAAGCTGCTGCTCGTGCGTCGATAGAAGATTCAAGCAGCCCGTACTATTTGCACAATGGTGATCATCCAGGATTGAATCTGGTGTCCCATGCTCTTACAGGTACGAATTATGATACCTGGAATCGTGCTTTGTCAATGGCTTTGACAGCCAAAAATAAGCTTGGATTTGTCGATGGTAGCTTCTCGCGACCTCCTACTGATGATCTTATGTACGGATCTTGGTTGAGATGCAATAGTATG CAAGGCTCTATGGATGTTAGCACATACTACATGCACATGAGAACACTTTGGGATGAGCTGAAAGAATTTCAACCAGTTTCAGTGTGTAAGTGTGGCGCTATAAAGGATTGGATCAACTACCACAACCAGGAGTGCAGTATGCAATTCTTAATGGGGTTGAATGAGTCCTATGCTCAAAATCGAGCTCAAATTCTTATGATGGATCCATTGCCTATCATCTCGAAGATTTTCTCATTAGTAATGCAAGAAGAGAGACAACGGTCCATTCACAATGATGTGTTCAGTTCATCCATGAATAAATCCTCCACGCCTTTTCATTCACCTCACATTGCTTCTGTCAAAGGCACTTTCGGTGGTTAA